From Bicyclus anynana chromosome 7, ilBicAnyn1.1, whole genome shotgun sequence, the proteins below share one genomic window:
- the LOC112058168 gene encoding uncharacterized protein LOC112058168, producing MSISLRFQLLTCLIVYVSSVHGIKVKFGTRDGPIAPLIPDPLPPPQPHRVPAPVWEERADDSPDPNAHWRPQLFVPQPKYTQIIFNIPTTTQQPLNSAQRFVNSYKPTYQPINRQPVEQYFNPTQVLGSQRLPGIGIRYFVPAYINDLQARKGEKRQEDAKHNDIETNDISVQNTDSSNDLLWQYEKESTKRALRNTLEGSARPFYTWPEYVQPRH from the exons TTGCTGACATGCCTGATCGTGTACGTATCGAGCGTACACGGGATCAAGGTCAAGTTCGGCACCAGAGACGGGCCCATCGCACCGCTGATACCGGATCCGCTGCCGCCGCCGCAGCCGCACCGAGTGCCCGCGCCGGTCTGGGAGGAAAGAGCCGATGACTCGCCAGACCCTAACGCCCACTG gaGACCTCAACTCTTCGTTCCTCAACCGAAATATACGCAAATAATCTTCAATATACCAACAACCACGCAACAACCGCTCAACAGTGCGCAACGATTCGTCAACTCATACAAACCGACTTATCAACCGATCAACCGACAACCAGTTGAACAGTACTTCAATCCTACCCAAGTCCTCGGTTCTCAAAGATTACCAGGCATTGGTATACGATACTTTGTACCTGCGTACATCAACGACCTGCAGGCAAGGAAAGGAGAGAAGAGACAAGAAGATGCAAAACACAATGACATTGAAACGAATGATATCAGCGTACAGAATACAGACTCGAGCAATGACCTTCTTTGGCAATATGAGAAGGAATCTACGAAAAGGGCTCTTAGAAACACATtagaa ggtTCAGCCAGACCGTTTTATACGTGGCCGGAGTACGTGCAACCTAGGCAttag
- the LOC112058219 gene encoding uncharacterized protein LOC112058219 — MMMEQQRARLGPLPGGRYLGAARPRLGLALDVAACEPPANIVDRHYHLTGRHFHHPHQRAWLRQGPLGPNLRSPPLGYRGRNRTDWLPSSNVPRVLAACWFIQRSNIFNATELGRLRREAVPEVPASSAEQIVSPAAPVREETEPMSQDLHAEEEDTEGTVSLDIERMGRILEETISEIRNAPLEDRPRLSRIALNIASRDVIEAINEMLPQHLAGSTGLDDTASILFGAALAVHRFIGIKTMKPGRPGRSANNTKAEPAWKRRIERRITLARGLIGRLLCFRSGNRRPRIVRSVRIALTGSGLECPAVCSTSPQPNPADLIAFWRNIWSREVEHDEGPWISAIEETCAAIRPMNPVAISTEDVVGAVRRAANWKSPGPDGLHHYWLKAFSTCHVTLARQFQEALEQGTLPNLFTTGITHLAPKTTDTIDPSKYRPITCLTTIYKTLTSVLSSKITRHVEDNNIMSGAQNGCRGGSRGTKELLLIDSVAGQLVKRNRRNFAAAWIDYKKAFDSVPHSWLLRDLELYKIDCTVQDFLRSCMGQWSTILCLHGERLADADDRIRIRRGIFQGDCLSPLWFCMALNPLSTLLEGSGTGFQFRRGGTKVPHLLYMDDLKLLAPNATRLQELLNLTTGFSNSIRMELGLDKCAVLLVERGQVTHTVGINPDLLNIKTLSETESYRYLGMSQSIGVQEADMKQSVCEGFYRRLTKICKSYLSGANKIRAYNGWVMPVLMYTFGVLRWTQTELDVLDRRVRTTMTLYRKHHPKSSVMRLYVPRKCGGRGLLSAKTMHNREICNLRTYFETKRESPMHTEVIASDKGFTPLSLANSEWQKPVVQSISDRETVWKGKELHGRFFKALHEPHVSKKASVQWLRFGDLFGETEGFVFAIQDQVVKTRNYRKYILKDGTHDICRACRHPGESLRHVFSGCSALANTEYLHRHNQAAKILHQELALTYGLLDQRLPYYKYTPVPVLERDGVRLYWDRSIITDRTILANKPDIVVLDRAQSRVFLVDITIPYDENLVRAERAYITYTRYGNHPIGYSGYEYGGYDGHSEYYAYPKYSYDYSVKDPHTGDFKTKWETRDGDVVKGAYSVADPDGTTRIVEYTADKHNGFNAVVKRIGHSYHPQVHSNSYRTGFYRYH, encoded by the exons ATGATGATGGAACAACAGAGAGCGCGATTAGGGCCGCTACCTGGGGGCCGCTACCTGGGGGCCGCCAGGCCGCGTCTGGGGCTGGCGCTGGACGTGGCAGCATGCGAGCCGCCAGCCAACATAGTCGACCGGCACTACCACCTGACCGGTCGACACTTCCATCATCCCCATCAGAGGGCTTGGCTTCGACAGGGTCCCCTAGGGCCCAATCTTCGGAGCCCGCCGCTG GGCTACAGGGGGAGAAACCGGACGGACTGGCTACCGAGCAGCAATGTACCGCGAGTTCTTGCTGCTTGCTGGTTTATTCAGCGTTCGAACATCTTTAACGCGACCGAGCTCGGACGATTAAGACGTGAGGCTGTTCCTGAAGTGCCAGCCTCTTCTGCAGAGCAAATCGTCTCACCGGCGGCGCCTGTCCGCGAAGAGACTGAACCTATGTCCCAAGATTTGCATGCAGAGGAGGAGGACACTGAGGGTACTGTCTCCCTTGATATAGAGCGTATGGGAAGGATCTTAGAAGAGACGATTTCTGAAATCCGTAATGCTCCTCTGGAGGATCGTCCGCGGCTCTCCCGTATTGCGCTAAATATAGCGTCACGGGATGTCATTGAGGCCATAAACGAAATGCTGCCCCAACACCTGGCGGGCAGCACTGGTCTGGATGATACGGCTTCTATCCTTTTCGGGGCAGCCCTGGCCGTCCACCGCTTCATTGGCATCAAAACCATGAAACCTGGGCGCCCGGGGCGTTCTGCTAATAACACCAAAGCAGAACCAGCCTGGAAGAGAAGGATAGAACGCCGTATCACCCTTGCCAGAGGCCTCATTGGCAGACTGCTATGCTTCAGGTCGGGCAATAGAAGGCCAAGGATTGTGCGCTCCGTCAGAATAGCCTTAACGGGCTCGGG ATTGGAGTGTCCTGCAGTCTGTTCTACCTCTCCACAGCCGAATCCGGCTGACCTTATCGCTTTTTGGCGAAACATATGGTCAAGAGAAGTAGAGCACGATGAGGGTCCTTGGATTTCGGCGATAGAGGAGACATGTGCCGCAATCAGGCCGATGAACCCAGTCGCCATCTCTACGGAGGATGTAGTTGGTGCAGTAAGGCGGGCCGCGAACTGGAAAAGTCCGGGGCCCGACGGACTGCATCACTACTGGTTGAAGGCGTTCTCGACTTGCCATGTCACCTTGGCTCGCCAATTCCAAGAGGCTCTCGAGCAAGGGACACTCCCGAACCTTTTCACCACCGGGATCACTCATTTAGCTCCAAAGACCACCGACACCATAGATCCCTCAAAATACCGCCCCATCACGTGTCTTACTACCATCTATAAGACACTGACATCCGTTCTGAGCTCTAAGATAACTCGTCATGTAGAGGATAATAACATCATGTCTGGGGCTCAGAACGGATGTCGGGGTGGTAGTCGTGGTACTAAGGAGCTCCTTCTCATCGATTCCGTCGCGGGCCAATTGGTCAAACGCAACCGCCGGAATTTTGCCGCAGCCTGGATTGACTATAAAAAGGCATTCGACTCGGTGCCTCATTCGTGGCTCTTGAGGGACCTTGAGCTGTACAAAATCGATTGTACAGTTCAAGACTTCCTCCGGTCATGTATGGGGCAATGGAGCACGATCCTTTGTCTCCATGGCGAGAGGTTGGCGGATGCCGATGACCGGATTAGGATACGCCGGGGTATCTTCCAGGGTGACTGTCTGAGTCCACTATGGTTTTGCATGGCCTTGAATCCTCTCAGTACATTACTAGAGGGTTCGGGGACAGGCTTTCAGTTTCGGAGAGGAGGGACAAAAGTGCCTCACCTTCTCTACATGGACGACCTCAAACTGCTAGCGCCCAATGCTACCCGACTGCAGGAATTACTGAATCTCACCACGGGATTCAGTAATTCCATCAGAATGGAGCTGGgactagacaagtgtgcggtcttgCTTGTGGAGAGGGGTCAGGTAACTCACACGGTCGGGATCAATCCTGACCTGCTTAACATCAAGACCCTTTCTGAAACTGAATCTTACCGGTATCTGGGCATGTCACAATCTATAGGGGTGCAAGAGGCGGACATGAAACAGTCAGTTTGCGAGGGTTTTTATCGGCGTCTGACAAAGATCTGTAAAAGTTATTTGTCGGGCGCCAATAAGATTCGAGCTTATAACGGCTGGGTCATGCCTGTTCTCATGTACACCTTTGGCGTGCTCAGATGGACTCAGACCGAATTAGACGTCCTGGATAGAAGGGTCCGCACGACTATGACTCTCTATCGTAAGCATCACCCAAAATCGTCTGTCATGAGATTGTATGTCCCCCGAAAGTGTGGTGGTCGAGGCCTACTTAGCGCCAAGACCATGCACAATCGGGAGATATGCAACCTCAGGACTTACTTCGAGACGAAAAGGGAGTCCCCGATGCATACAGAAGTCATAGCAAGTGATAAAGGATTCACCCCGCTATCCTTGGCCAACAGCGAATGGCAAAAACCAGTGGTACAGAGCATCTCTGACCGGGAGACCGTATGGAAGGGGAAGGAGCTGCACGGACGCTTTTTTAAGGCTCTTCATGAGCCCCATGTCAGTAAAAAAGCGTCCGTGCAGTGGCTGcgcttcggtgacctctttggggaaaccgaaggGTTTGTCTTTGCGATACAAGACCAGGTGGTAAAGACGCGGAACTACCGAAAGTACATTCTGAAGGATGGCACTCACGACATCTGTCGAGCCTGTCGCCATCCCGGCGAGTCACTTAGACATGTCTTTTCGGGTTGTTCAGCTCTTGCCAACACTGAGTATCTGCACAGACACAACCAAGCAGCCAAAATCCTTCACCAAGAGCTTGCTCTGACGTACGGTCTCCTGGACCAGAGGTTGCCTTATTACAAGTACACACCGGTGCCAGTGCTTGAACGCGACGGAGTCCGGCTCTATTGGGACCGGTCCATTATCACGGACAGGACTATTCTTGCGAATAAGCCTGACATCGTGGTGTTGGACCGGGCACAGTCGCGGGTGTTTTTAGTGGACATCACAATTCCATATGAcgagaaccttgtgagagctGA GCGGGCTTACATTACCTACACAAGATATGGCAACCATCCTATAGGTTACTCTGGATACGAGTACGGTGGTTACGATGGTCATAGTGAATATTAC GCGTATCCCAAGTATTCATACGATTACTCGGTAAAGGACCCCCATACTGGTGATTTCAAAACCAAATGGGAGACGCGAGATGGGGATGTAGTAAAAG GTGCCTACTCAGTGGCGGACCCTGACGGCACGACCCGCATAGTGGAGTACACAGCCGACAAGCACAATGGTTTCAATGCGGTGGTAAAGCGAATTGGCCACTCGTACCACCCACAGGTCCATAGCAATAGCTATCGTACTGGTTTCTACAGATACCACTAG